A genomic region of Anas acuta chromosome 1, bAnaAcu1.1, whole genome shotgun sequence contains the following coding sequences:
- the PSMG1 gene encoding proteasome assembly chaperone 1: protein MATFFGEVVAAPSRAGVDDEEEEEAAGQALEETPEDREIRRRVEEKREVAVRWALPAGEAAPGAAAEPLRCSRFVVAVGHNAAAFLSSFILDSVCWEVVGAVKLWNEWCRTSNTTNVLPTDSFCLFYRLISDPTVLLCQCSCYVAEDQQFQWLEKVFGHIQKEGLQVTILSTCPVADYKTQESTLTLPSPFLKALKTKEFKEQVCCPLLEQPNIVRDLPAAVLSYCQVWQIPAVLYQCYTDVIKLDTVTIEAFKPLLSSETLKNLVKDVSESTKSLKKLLTTNETHNNIYI, encoded by the exons ATGGCGACGTTCTtcggggaggtggtggcggcgCCGTCCCGGGCCGGCGTGGacgacgaggaggaggaggaggcggcggggcaGGCTCTGGAGGAGACGCCCGAGGATCGGGAGATCCGCAGGAGGGTGGAGGAGAAGAG GGAGGTGGCCGTGCGCTGGGCGCTGCCCGCGGGAGAAGCCGcgccgggagccgccgccgAGCCCCTGCGCTGCTCCAGGTTCGTCGTCGCCGTGGGACACAACGCCGCAG cttttctgtcGTCTTTTATTCTGGATTCTGTATGTTGGGAAGTAGTTGGAGCTGTGAAACTGTGGAATGAATGGTGTCGAACATCCAATACAACAAATGTCCTCCCTACAGATTCTTTCTGCCTGTTCTATAGATTAATATCAGATCCAACA gttTTGTTGTGTCAGTGTAGTTGCTACGTTGCAGAGGATCAACAGTTCCAGTGGCTTGAAAAG gtttttgGCCATATACAAAAGGAAGGCTTGCAAGTAACCATTCTTTCAACATGTCCTGTAGCTGATTATAAAACTCAGGAATCCACGTTAACACTTCCATCTCCATTTTTGAAAGCCTTAAAGACGAAAGAATTCAAAGAGCAGGTCTGCTGCCCACTGCTGGAACAACCAAACATAGTGAGAGatcttcctgctgctg TTCTGAGTTACTGTCAAGTATGGCAGATTCCTGCAGTATTGTATCAGTGTTACACGGATGTCATCAAATTGGACACGGTTACGATTGAAGCATTCAAgcctctgctttcttctgaaacCCTGAAGAATTTAGTCAAG GATGTATCTGAAAGCACAAAGAGTTTGAAGAAGTTACTGACAACCAATGAAACTCATAATAATATCTATATCTAA